A single window of Eucalyptus grandis isolate ANBG69807.140 chromosome 1, ASM1654582v1, whole genome shotgun sequence DNA harbors:
- the LOC120295713 gene encoding scarecrow-like protein 8 — MSTSKQKLMGYMLSALKSRVSPIDYPPPVAELFTEDHVSSVRSLYDLSPCFKLGFMAANNAILEAASEQPSTNKLHVIDFDIGWEGQYYDLLDDLSMRQEGNQFTLKITALADSFYGEKRLRMLGDRLSLHAAQVRVRLVFNIVSQKLSESSRDSLGCEPDEVLAVNLAFKLYRMPDESVSAENTRDELLRRVKGLAPRVVTLVEQEMNGNTAPCPMRVEEALAYYGALLESIQSTVPRTSRSKRGRRRG, encoded by the coding sequence ATGAGTACTTCAAAGCAGAAATTGATGGGATACATGTTGTCTGCGCTTAAATCGCGCGTGAGCCCCATCGATTACCCCCCTCCCGTGGCGGAGTTGTTCACCGAGGACCATGTGTCGTCGGTTCGGTCACTTTACGATCTGTCTCCTTGTTTTAAGCTCGGTTTCATGGCTGCCAATAACGCGATTTTGGAGGCTGCATCGGAGCAACCCTCCACTAACAAGCTCCATGTAATTGACTTCGATATTGGTTGGGAAGGACAGTACTACGATCTCCTTGACGATCTGTCCATGCGTCAGGAGGGCAATCAATTCACCCTCAAAATCACGGCGCTCGCAGACAGCTTCTACGGTGAGAAGAGGCTCAGGATGCTTGGGGACCGACTGAGTTTACACGCGGCCCAGGTGAGAGTTAGGTTAGTATTCAACATCGTGAGCCAGAAGCTGAGCGAGTCGAGCCGCGACTCGCTGGGCTGCGAGCCAGACGAGGTGCTGGCGGTGAACTTGGCGTTCAAGCTGTACAGAATGCCGGACGAGAGCGTGTCCGCGGAGAACACGCGCGACGAGCTCCTCCGGCGCGTGAAGGGGCTGGCGCCGCGGGTGGTGACGCTGGTGGAGCAGGAGATGAACGGGAACACGGCGCCATGCCCGATGCGCGTGGAGGAGGCGCTGGCGTACTACGGGGCGCTGctcgagtcgatccagtctACAGTGCCGAGGACAAGTCGAAGCAAGAGAGGGCGGAGAAGGGGCTGA